In the Endozoicomonas sp. SCSIO W0465 genome, TCAATGATTACCAGGCTCATATTGAAGCCAGCCGCTGCCTGTACTGCGAAGCGGCGCCCTGTATCCCTGCCTGTCCCACCGGCATCAATATTCCCTCCTTTATCAACCGTATCGCCACTGACAATATTGACGGTGCCGCACAGGTTATTCTGGATGCCAATATTCTGGGAGGAAGCTGTGCCCGGGTCTGCCCGACAGAAATCCTCTGCGAGCAGGCCTGCGTCCGACATCATGAGCCAGAGTGCCGTCCAGTCAGGATTGGCCGGCTGCAGCGTTACGCCGTGGATAACCGACAGTCCCGCGACCATCCATTTACCCGCCTGCCTGAAACAGGAAAAACCATTGCCGTGGTGGGTGCCGGTCCGGCAGGGCTGACCTGTGCCCATCACCTGGCCAGGGAAGGACACAACATCACCCTGTATGATGCACAGACACAACCTGGCGGACTGAACGAGTACGGTATTGCTTCCTATAAACTGGTGGATAATTATGCCCGACAGGAAGTGGAGTTCATCATGGAAATTGGTGGTATCCGTCCGGAGTACGGTTGTCGGCTTGGACAGAACCTCAGCCTGGATCAGTTAAGAAAGCAATTTGACGCAGTGTTTCTCGGTCTCGGATTGGGCGGTTGCCATTCACTGGGCCTTCAGGGCGAAGCCGCACAGGGAGTTGAAGATGCCCTCCCCACCATATCCCGCCTTCGCCAGTGTAATGACCTGAACCAACTGCCCGTTGGCAGACGTATCGTGGTTATTGGCGGGGGCAACACCGCGATTGATATTGCCTGCCAATACCGACGACTGGGTGCAGAGGAAGTCACCATTGCCTATCGTCGCGGCCGTGAACAGATGTCAGCCACGGATCATGAACAGGCTTTTGCCCGGGACAATGGTGTGCGCATCCTCACCTGGGTTCAGCCTTCAGCCCTGGAGACCGAAGGTGGCTGCATCACCGCCATCCGGCTGGAAAAGACCACGATGGATGCCTGCGGCCAATTACAGGGTACGGGTGAGCTGATCACCTTACCGGTAGACACACTCTACAAAGCCATTGGCCAGCATTTGCTGGTGGAGTCATTTGCCAATACCCGTGAAAGCCCTGAGGTCAACGGCAACCGTATCGTAACCGATGATAACTTACGCACATCGCTATTTAACGTCTGGGCCGGTGGCGACTGCATTGATAAAGGTAAAGACCTGACCGTCCATGCGGTTGAGCATGGTAAAAGAGCGGCCCATGCCATTCACCAATACTTGCGGGTAATACCGGCAGAGAGATAAAGATAATGGCTGACTTAACCAGTAATTTTCTCGGTATTCGCTCCCCTAACCCGTTCTGGCTGGCCTCTGCGCCACCGACGGATAAGGCTTACAATGTCTATCGGGCGTTTGCGGCAGGCTGGGGCGGTGCTGTCTGGAAAACCCTGGGAGAAGACCCGGCAGCGGTCAATGTATGTTCCCGTTATTCCTGTCACAGGAATACCCGTGGTGACGTGATCGGGTTCAACAATATCGAACTGATCACGGATCGCCCGCTTCAGGTGAATCTGGATGAAATACGCCAGACCAAAAAAGACTGGCCAGACCGGGCGCTACTGGTTTCGCTGATGGTGCCCTGCGAGGAAGAAAGCTGGAAAGCTATCCTCAGCCAGGTAGCGGAAACCGGGTGTGATGGTGTCGAACTGAATTTCGGTTGCCCCCACGGCATGCCAGAACGGGGAATGGGCTCAGCGATCGGTCAGGTACCGGACTATATTGAAATGGTTACCCGCTGGTGCAAACTGCACAGCAATCTGCCCGTTGTCGTTAAACTCACACCCAATATCACCAATATCGTGGTGGCTGCTGAAGCGGCTCAGGCCGGTGGTGCCGATGCCGTATCACTGATCAATACCATCAACTCCATTACCGGTATTGATCTGGACCGGATGGTGGGATACCACGCCGTCAACGATAAGTTCACCAGTGGCGGTTATTGTGGGGCAGCGGTGAAACCCATCGCCCTGAACATGGTCGGACAGATTGCCCGCAGCCCGGACACCGGCGGACTGCCCATCTCGGCTATTGGCGGTATCAGTACCTGGCGGGACGCTGCCGAGTTTATCGCCCTTGGGGCAGGCAACGTTCAGGTGTGTACTGCTGCCATGCTGAACGGCTTCAAGATTGTCCAGGACATGATTGATGGCCTGTCACGGTGGATGGATAGCAAACACTATTCAACTCTGGACAGCTTTCGGGGCGCGGCAGTCCCCAATCTAACGGACTGGAAATACCTGGATCTGAATTACAAGACCATTGCCAGCATTGACCAGGACAGCTGTATCCAGTGCGGTCGATGCTACGCGGCCTGTGAAGATACTGCGCACCAGGCCATAGCCATGACACCGATAAAACATTCAACCCAACACCGGTTTGATGTTATCGAGGAAGCCTGCGTGGGGTGTAACCTCTGCCAGATCACCTGTCCGGTGGATAACTGTATATCCATGGTCAGACAGCAAACCGGCAGGCCTTATCTTAACTGGACACAACACCCGAATAACAAGGCTCAGAAAGATAAAGCATCGATGGATCAAGCCTGACTTATTAGCCCGTAACCAGAAATCCTTGTTCAAACGGCCACTAACGGAATGTCCCGTACGTCGCCCCAAAAACAGCGATAATCCTCCGGGTTCAGTCCTAATTTACTAAGGTAGTCGATGGTTTTTGTCTGAACTTCTCCGGCCGTATAATCCCGGCAGGATTGGATATCTTCAGGAACAAGCTGCAAAGGGATTTTATCCTTTTTGCACTGATGAAGATGATGAAACCAGGCTTGTAAAAACCGGTTAATCAACTTTATTTCCTCTACTGTTTTCGGGCACCGGAAAAAACGAAACTCCAGTGTTGACAACTTAACGACTTCGCTCGCTCCGGTAATGTGCAATAAAGACATGGCCATATACTTTTCCATATTGTCATCATCAATGACACCAAGCCCATTTTGTAGGGTGGTCATATGGACAAACTGGCTATAAAAATGCGCAAATTGTTCAAGCCTGTCTTTTTTTTCCGATTCAGTGCCTCCTATACCGCTTAAATCTTCAGCACAACTTGCTGCTATTTTTTTGTTATATCGGTCAATCATCCAATTTAACCGCTGCACGGCAAATGGTTTGGTGTCTGGGTTATAATCAGCAAATGTTTTGTACCAAAACATTTCATCGTTCCGTACGATACGATCGTTATTCCCAAATGCCCTCAATAAAAAAGGATTTCGCTGGATCTCAGACTCCATTGCCAGAAGCACATCGGTATCACCCTGAGTGGCACTCAGGACATCAATATGTTTATGCCCGGAGCTATAACTGATCAATTCATCGTTGCGCATGGAATCAATAACGTCAATGACCTTCTCAAAACATGATTCCGCACGTCGATCGTCAGCATGATAAGGTGTGCAGTTTATTTCAAACCAACGATCTGTGTCCAAAAAAGGGTTCACGACAAAGCCATCACTAAAGCCATAATATTCACCATGACGATAGCGACCGGAGTTATAAAGACTCATCCCTTTTTCCTGGAGTCGGGATGCAAAATCATTAACAAGCTGATGCTTTCTCTCAAGATACCCATCATCTCGAACAAGATCATATTCAAGCTCTTCACCAAATGTAAGCTTTAATGGGCTTGCCGGTTTTACCGCACTGTCAGTGGGTAAAGAGCAGCTATCAAACGGGGCATTGACAATAGCATCACAGCGACCGGCAAAAATAACATCCATAACGTGTCGGTTAAAATACTCTCTCATACCACTGTTGTTAATGCGCAAACTACTGATTAACAAATTATTACGCCAACGGGTTGCGTTACCATCAATGATTTCATGCCTGAATGTTATGGCAAAATTAAAGATAACCCCCAGCTCAGAAAAAAGACCTTTTCCGGCAAGCAGGGTTTCAAAAAATGGAAATATATCCTTTAGTAGTCGGTCGTATATAGATTTACGCCTGTAATTAAACATAGTGAGTACTTCAGGGATAATATCATTCGGTACGTTCTCTTTTTTGCTGAGATAATCAACCAGCATTTCCCCCAAACTATAACTTAATCTGCTGTTAACCGACTTTGCTGCTTTTCGTTCGGTAAAAATATCTTTCAAGTCAGACTGTATATCTTCAACCCGCGCCTGACTGACGGTGTTACCCGGCACATATTTATCGGGACGGCTTGCAACAGTAAAACACCGATCATTGACCAGACCTTCCTGATACAAGATAAAATCAATAAAAACCCCGATTACCTCATTGCTTTGATCATCTTCTCCATCGAATTCTCTTATGATTTGATCATATTTTAACGAACGAATAAGGTATTCAATGGTTGTTTTAACACGTCCAGCCACCTCCTCAGCGGTAAACGTTTTGCTTGCGCTCCCATTGGTTAAAACTTCAGCCTCACCGCTAACAATGTCCCCGTTGCTACTCATAGTGGACGAGTCTTGTAATACCATTTTTCTTGGTACCGGGCCCATATCCGGACCATCGCTCAAAGACCTCTTAAGATATTCAAACGGATTTCTACTATCAGTTGAAGCAGAGCCAGCAGTTGAAGCAGAGCCAGTTGTAACCAAATGGGAAACTTTTCGCTCAGGGATAGTCAGATTGGCACTCGGATAATGGCAATCTGGCAAAATACAACCAAGCTCTGGTGTTTGCTCTGCGTGTGCAGTGTCTTTATGTTGGACCCATTGCTCTTCTGAAAGACATTTGACTGCTAATTGCGGTGAGTTTTTTTGTCCAAAAGTGCAAATTTTATGAAGTTCACAGCTATTTGCCTGGGGGCCATTTATATTCATTAATCCTCCGTAACTACATATGATTCCATTAAGTTGTATAAGTCTTGGATGATTAAGTTATGGAAAAGTTCCAAAACTATGGTTTATATCGCTAAGTGCTGGCCTGATGCCTGCGCCATATCGATCGGCATGGAATGGTCTGATAGGGGCGATTATCTAAAGGGATAGTAGAAATGTGTGGGAATGTGATTTTATAGTCGTTTCTTTCCGAGTAAGCCTTCCATTATGGGGGGATTGGGCCTGAAGTCAGTGCCGTTGCATAAAAGGCTCCAATTTCCGGGATCGCAGGCATGGAGACTCAAGAAACACCAAGGGAAGTGAGCTTAAGTCAGTGCCATTGCCATGGTATCAAGACCAACTATTGCCCCGGTGGTGGCATCAACCCTTCTGGAAATTCCATATTATTGGGTATCTGCATCTGTTGCATTACTTGATTGATGGACTCTCTGATGCTGTCAATCATTGCCTTATAACCAATATCAAACCCCTGGTAAAAAGCAAGCTCCGTATTGTTCAGCTCTCCTGAAGGCTGAACAATGGCAGGCTGCTTTCCTTCAGGATTTTCCCCGCCGAAGAAAGCTTCCATGGAAGTTGGTACCGTCAAGGCAACACGACCACCTGTCATATAACCATCGATAAATTGTCCCTTAACAAAAGGGTTACTGACACTACCAGCGCCACTGGAGCGGTAGGCATCGGCCGCCTCACACCAGCGATCTTTATACTCACTGGCCAAATCAGTGGAATTGCAGTTGTACTCAATCACACCCATGGCGTCTGTAATGGCAAGATAACCGGCCCGGTAGCCCATATCATACGCAGGCTCAGGCTGGCTATCGACATCAAACAGATTCAACTTGCTATCATCAGCCTGGCTGGCCTGAGAATAACCTTCACGGAAACCCTGAAGATAAGTCAGAAAATCTTCCGAGCCGGAGGACAGGCCCTGCTTTTCGAACAGCTCCTTTGCTTCACACCAAGTTTGTTCCAAAACGCTTGTTTTGCCGGGGTTAGAGCAGGAGTAAGATTCAACGCCTTTTTCTACACCGGACAAGTCTTCATAAACTACCGTTGCCACTTCTGGGCATTCAGGTGCTTTATTACAACCCGGCAACATGACCAGAATTGTCAATACTGGCAAAGCTGACGCCAGACAATACTTCCGCATTTAACTGCTCCTTTCCAGAAACTGATGAACTTGTTATTCAGTACAGTTTTGACGAGACTGAGTAAATATAGTTCAGTTTTTTTTTCAGGTTTGGGCAGGAATCCATGTAAATTAACCAGCAGCGTCGGACTTAAGCGTCCTTGGCGAGGATTGCGAGAAGTTGAGGATAAAAATTTCCGACTCTGAGGAGAATAGCGGGGCTATTTGACGAGGAAGCAGGAATTTTTAGACCCATTTATTGCAACCGCAGTAGGACAGTCTTAAGTCCGACAGCCTCCTGGCGATTCGCTACACTGCCTGAGGGTACATAGGGTTCTGGATAGGGCGTCAGACCACCTCTGCCCCTTGCGCAGAGATAATCCCAGTCATCGGGTAACGATCGCTCAAGCAGGACCAGCCACTGGTTGAGAGAGCAGCGCCCAACACAGCCGGGAATGGCAAAAGGCTCATGATTAAGTGAAAGCACTATTTCTGGTCGCCCATCATTCCAGTTCAGCTGAACACCAAAATGGGTGGCATAATCAACGATTCTATCTGATGGCGCTCCGAGCATGGTCATAATAGCCAGCAAATTAGTGTCACTGGCAGAATACAGTGTCCAGCGCTGGCAGGCGTGGCAACTGCCTTTTTCTTCCAGGCATTGCTGTACCCGTTTAATATCTCTGATCATCGCTTTTGCCAAAGGAGCACCAATCAACTGGGCAATCTCATAATTGGCAACCGTTCGGCTGACCACCCAGTTTAATAACGATTCCAGTTCAATAGCTTCCTGTCGGCTAATCCCTTTAGGCATTGGCAGATTGTGCATCCGATGTATGGCAATCAGGTCAATCAAAGGAAGTAGAGAATACAGATCTCTGTTATCGCTCTTTTCTCCAACCTCACCAACCTGCTTGCCAAACTCAAGCCAGGAAGCCAGCTGGTCACGATATTGTTCTTTCTTCCTTAACCAGTCTGCACTGTTCTCAAGAGCTTGTACCCTGTGCAAATACCCCGGACACAGCCTTTGGGCAGAGAACAAGTCATCACTGGCTAACGGTGATGCGTAAACCGGTGGGACCTGAATGCCACCCGGTATCCCCATGCTTCTGGTCTGCTTGGGGTAAATGCCCTGAAGCAAAGCACTGGCACTTTGAATGGTTCGGTCCAGACCTTTGGCAAAATGCTGACTGATCCTGGGGGACCAGGAATGAGGTAGGGATTCCGAAAAATAATGACTGCGAATTTTCTTTCCCAACAAATATTCCTGCTCAAGGCCTCCTACTGTTAACTGTCCTGCGCCCATTGGCCAGTAGCTGGCCATATCGCCGAGATCTCTTGGCGAGCGATCTCCATGCCTGACCAGGCTGATCAGGTAATCAGCGGGAGCTGCCATTACCGGTTCAGGATCTGCAGCATCAGAAGCAATGGACAGAACACACAAAGCAAATACGGCATAGGAAACCCGATGTATTTTTTTAACACCAGGCCTGATTATCACACGCGTTGACAACCGGGTATTATTTCTATCAGGTATGAAGAGTGACAGCGACTGTTGGTAGTGATTACCAAAGTCAAAAGCCATCACTTTTTTTAGACAGTATCCAAGAAGCGTCTGAAGTTTCATATCCTGCCTGCCTGATCATCAAATTCAGCAGTCAGGATAGAAAAAAATTGCGGGATCGGTTGAGATTTAGCGAATAAATTCAGGTATATCGTTTGATAACCCGGTCGCCTGATCAACAATCATGTCCTTGATCAACGGTAATCGGTTGGTCAGTCTCAGACCCGTGTTCCTCAACCAGCGAATGCCAGGATCATTGGCCCCGAACAGATTCTGAAAACCCGTCATGGCAGCCATCATCAACGTGTTATGCCCTCTGCGACGACGCTGATAACGATCCAGAATATGCGCTGCAAAATAATCATCCCCACGACCGGCGGCTGTGATCAACTCATCAGTCAGCACTGCCACATCCATGAAACCCAAATTCACCCCCTGACCCGCAAGCGGATGAATGGTATGAGCGGCATCTCCTACCAGAACAACACCTTGTCGATGATACTGCCTGGCATGCCGTTGACACAGCGGATGGCGGAATCGCTTTTCTACCTTCAGAATTTTACCCGCTCGATGTTCAAACGCTCTCTCTAGTTCATGGCAGAAAGCTTGGTCACTCAAGGCCTCTATCCGGTCTGCCTCAGCAGGCAAAAGAGACCAGACAATTGAGCAGTAATGTCGCCCATCCTGACTTTCAAGGGGTAGAAATGCCAACGGACCGGAATCCAGAAATACCTGGCGGGCTGTGTGATGGTGAAAGCGTTCGGTTTCAACCGTTGTTACCAGTGCATGATGACGATAATCTTTTCGGTTTGAGGGAATTCCAGACAGCTGTCGTAACCGTGACTCCGCACCATCGGCAGCCACCAGCAGAGGAGCACAAAGCACTTCACCATTGCTCAGAATGATCTCACCGCCTTGACCGGACAGTTGGTATTCAAGTCTTGGCTGGTCACCAAAACATTGAACTGTCGAGCGGGCCAGCTGTTGCAACAGTGCGTTTCGAATCACTTTATTTTCGACAATATAGCCAAGATTTTTTTGTGCCCGGTTTTTGGCGTCAAACGCAACTTCTCCGGTACCCTCACCATCCCAGACGATCATGCGCGTGTA is a window encoding:
- a CDS encoding NAD(P)-dependent oxidoreductase, with protein sequence MKRPDIDSGRLPAEEYRRNFADIKPALNDYQAHIEASRCLYCEAAPCIPACPTGINIPSFINRIATDNIDGAAQVILDANILGGSCARVCPTEILCEQACVRHHEPECRPVRIGRLQRYAVDNRQSRDHPFTRLPETGKTIAVVGAGPAGLTCAHHLAREGHNITLYDAQTQPGGLNEYGIASYKLVDNYARQEVEFIMEIGGIRPEYGCRLGQNLSLDQLRKQFDAVFLGLGLGGCHSLGLQGEAAQGVEDALPTISRLRQCNDLNQLPVGRRIVVIGGGNTAIDIACQYRRLGAEEVTIAYRRGREQMSATDHEQAFARDNGVRILTWVQPSALETEGGCITAIRLEKTTMDACGQLQGTGELITLPVDTLYKAIGQHLLVESFANTRESPEVNGNRIVTDDNLRTSLFNVWAGGDCIDKGKDLTVHAVEHGKRAAHAIHQYLRVIPAER
- the preA gene encoding NAD-dependent dihydropyrimidine dehydrogenase subunit PreA codes for the protein MADLTSNFLGIRSPNPFWLASAPPTDKAYNVYRAFAAGWGGAVWKTLGEDPAAVNVCSRYSCHRNTRGDVIGFNNIELITDRPLQVNLDEIRQTKKDWPDRALLVSLMVPCEEESWKAILSQVAETGCDGVELNFGCPHGMPERGMGSAIGQVPDYIEMVTRWCKLHSNLPVVVKLTPNITNIVVAAEAAQAGGADAVSLINTINSITGIDLDRMVGYHAVNDKFTSGGYCGAAVKPIALNMVGQIARSPDTGGLPISAIGGISTWRDAAEFIALGAGNVQVCTAAMLNGFKIVQDMIDGLSRWMDSKHYSTLDSFRGAAVPNLTDWKYLDLNYKTIASIDQDSCIQCGRCYAACEDTAHQAIAMTPIKHSTQHRFDVIEEACVGCNLCQITCPVDNCISMVRQQTGRPYLNWTQHPNNKAQKDKASMDQA
- a CDS encoding histidine phosphatase family protein — protein: MCVLSIASDAADPEPVMAAPADYLISLVRHGDRSPRDLGDMASYWPMGAGQLTVGGLEQEYLLGKKIRSHYFSESLPHSWSPRISQHFAKGLDRTIQSASALLQGIYPKQTRSMGIPGGIQVPPVYASPLASDDLFSAQRLCPGYLHRVQALENSADWLRKKEQYRDQLASWLEFGKQVGEVGEKSDNRDLYSLLPLIDLIAIHRMHNLPMPKGISRQEAIELESLLNWVVSRTVANYEIAQLIGAPLAKAMIRDIKRVQQCLEEKGSCHACQRWTLYSASDTNLLAIMTMLGAPSDRIVDYATHFGVQLNWNDGRPEIVLSLNHEPFAIPGCVGRCSLNQWLVLLERSLPDDWDYLCARGRGGLTPYPEPYVPSGSVANRQEAVGLKTVLLRLQ
- a CDS encoding FAD-dependent oxidoreductase, encoding MQAIDVIIVGGGMVGASLALALDRSGIQTALVEQQALQPCSLSIHDPWQPRVSALTEASIKLLNYLDAWQGMLTQRVCPYTRMIVWDGEGTGEVAFDAKNRAQKNLGYIVENKVIRNALLQQLARSTVQCFGDQPRLEYQLSGQGGEIILSNGEVLCAPLLVAADGAESRLRQLSGIPSNRKDYRHHALVTTVETERFHHHTARQVFLDSGPLAFLPLESQDGRHYCSIVWSLLPAEADRIEALSDQAFCHELERAFEHRAGKILKVEKRFRHPLCQRHARQYHRQGVVLVGDAAHTIHPLAGQGVNLGFMDVAVLTDELITAAGRGDDYFAAHILDRYQRRRRGHNTLMMAAMTGFQNLFGANDPGIRWLRNTGLRLTNRLPLIKDMIVDQATGLSNDIPEFIR